From Sulfuracidifex tepidarius, one genomic window encodes:
- a CDS encoding DUF4143 domain-containing protein: MDYSLHLEKIKQTLVDMMTNGGFPDVVLRNEIRREILSSYFETVVIKDVVSRYGLRREDKVRSLSNFYLSATASKVTFNSTSKFLKIPVKSVERYSRYLENSYLLFFLKEFSTSPKALETSPRKVYAVDNGFLQPFNVSIGRRLETLVAQHLYRHALKEH; the protein is encoded by the coding sequence TTGGACTATTCTCTGCATTTAGAGAAGATAAAGCAGACCTTGGTCGACATGATGACGAACGGAGGGTTCCCAGACGTTGTGCTTCGAAACGAAATTAGAAGGGAAATCCTATCCAGCTATTTTGAAACCGTCGTAATCAAGGACGTTGTCTCTAGGTACGGGTTAAGAAGGGAGGACAAGGTTAGGTCCCTTTCTAACTTCTACTTGTCAGCCACTGCGTCCAAGGTAACTTTCAACAGCACGTCTAAATTCCTCAAGATACCCGTGAAGAGCGTGGAAAGGTACTCTCGTTACTTAGAGAATTCCTATCTCTTGTTCTTCCTGAAGGAGTTCTCTACCTCGCCTAAGGCTTTGGAGACCTCACCCAGGAAAGTTTATGCGGTAGATAACGGGTTTCTTCAACCCTTCAACGTCTCTATAGGGAGGAGGTTGGAGACGTTAGTTGCACAGCACTTGTATCGTCATGCTCTCAAGGAACACTGA
- a CDS encoding ATP-binding protein, protein MIDEAQEVGQWERFVRGLTERGKARVVVSGSSAKLLSSEYASLLSGRHVEVRVFPLSFRELPKIECLAL, encoded by the coding sequence GTGATAGATGAAGCTCAAGAGGTAGGCCAATGGGAACGGTTCGTAAGGGGATTAACGGAAAGGGGAAAGGCGAGAGTAGTGGTGAGTGGTTCCTCAGCTAAGTTACTCTCCTCAGAGTACGCTTCCCTCCTCTCGGGGAGGCACGTCGAGGTGCGCGTCTTTCCTCTGTCTTTCAGGGAGTTACCAAAGATTGAATGCCTCGCCCTTTAG
- a CDS encoding glycosyltransferase: MVPAISVIITAHNRKKFIVDAISSVLNQTLQKSFYEIIVVKNFEDKTIDNFIYRNNIKDIYLSEEPIGPKYVKGIQNSTGEITCILEDDDKFKVDKLQKVYNKFKNQQLGFYHNNFELINESGNLMKSKFYNNYEGPTLYIKNSEKNKYYKEIVNHDQIFRNSSSICFRRQLVEDRMSSLKQMRISPDYFLMMLAMDSNLDLLFDNEILTQYRFHTENMSIIKKSNFNQYLSNLIQYYSNLIEDNNVLMRSLNKKYLIDATRFKSFLFEIEVTAFNQLLGKKQKENKTVGYENILFLFKKSIEMRYKHGFISLFLYLAPIFIKRRIMETSYRRSLER, encoded by the coding sequence ATGGTTCCAGCTATTTCTGTAATTATTACTGCACATAATAGGAAAAAGTTTATTGTTGATGCAATTAGTTCTGTGTTAAATCAGACATTGCAGAAGAGTTTCTATGAAATTATAGTTGTAAAGAATTTTGAGGATAAGACTATAGATAATTTTATTTATAGAAATAATATTAAAGATATATATTTAAGTGAAGAACCGATAGGTCCGAAATACGTTAAAGGTATTCAGAATTCGACGGGCGAAATAACTTGCATCCTTGAGGATGATGATAAATTTAAGGTAGATAAGTTACAAAAAGTTTATAATAAGTTTAAGAACCAACAATTAGGTTTCTATCATAATAATTTTGAGTTAATAAATGAGAGTGGTAACTTAATGAAGAGTAAATTCTATAATAACTACGAGGGCCCTACCTTATATATAAAAAATAGTGAAAAAAATAAGTATTATAAGGAAATAGTAAATCATGATCAAATTTTTAGAAATAGTAGTTCTATCTGTTTTAGACGTCAACTGGTAGAAGATAGAATGTCTTCTCTTAAACAGATGAGGATTTCCCCTGATTATTTTCTAATGATGTTAGCAATGGATAGCAACCTAGATCTTTTGTTCGATAATGAAATCCTTACTCAATATAGATTTCACACTGAGAATATGTCGATAATTAAAAAATCTAATTTTAATCAATATTTATCCAATTTAATTCAATATTATAGTAATCTTATAGAAGATAACAACGTACTCATGAGATCTCTTAATAAAAAATATCTTATTGATGCAACTAGGTTCAAATCATTTTTATTTGAAATAGAGGTTACTGCATTTAATCAACTTCTTGGGAAGAAACAGAAAGAAAACAAGACAGTAGGTTATGAAAATATTTTATTTCTTTTTAAGAAATCTATAGAAATGAGATATAAACATGGTTTCATCTCATTATTTCTTTATTTAGCTCCTATTTTTATAAAGAGAAGAATAATGGAAACATCGTACAGAAGGTCGTTAGAAAGGTAG
- a CDS encoding oligosaccharide flippase family protein: MNPLTASLKFLATSTFNIIIIFVFFLFATRLVSPEFVGEIAILQLVEVLSKSFLGIISQPVIVRDIARDLALGKRDSLSSVVLSFSVLESPLFLLFVFFMPENLWISIPYFVVFTFSTYQMAILSGLGKFDQINIGNVLILIFRWGLSLISIFLDNVALLVFFWTLGALIRALYYNHHIPFRFRLEWGKVKELIRSSLPLYASAVSWFFSGQGDRVVTVYLLGTYELGLYQFIALIATIPTFLLNSIANALVSSLSYHTTKGRDLTSMGSLFLRTIMPLSVIIAILGYGLSPFIIHYLFPAYVEGIEPLQLLFLTTMSLIPFQFLPSITVVARKSYMLFFLLGVGIAMEIVLFSFMLIPKMGILGAALSQIVSNMTFSALITIISVKQRTFTLGKKEALAFSLLLIAPLSLVSWIISLLLVIVVTKLAGIIEEEEITLINALLPERLSPLARLIRVMFQS; this comes from the coding sequence ATGAACCCGCTCACAGCGTCGCTCAAGTTCCTTGCTACCAGTACCTTCAACATTATCATTATCTTCGTTTTCTTCCTCTTTGCTACTAGATTAGTCTCGCCTGAGTTTGTGGGTGAAATAGCGATCCTACAACTGGTGGAAGTTCTAAGCAAGAGCTTTCTAGGTATCATATCACAACCCGTCATAGTCAGGGATATAGCTAGGGATCTAGCTCTGGGGAAAAGGGATAGCCTTTCTAGTGTAGTACTTTCCTTCTCTGTTCTTGAGTCACCTTTATTCCTGCTTTTCGTCTTCTTTATGCCTGAAAACTTATGGATCTCAATCCCCTACTTCGTCGTCTTCACTTTTTCCACTTACCAGATGGCTATCCTTTCAGGTTTAGGCAAGTTCGACCAGATAAACATAGGGAATGTATTGATCCTCATTTTCAGATGGGGTTTATCCCTAATATCGATTTTCCTTGACAACGTGGCCCTCTTGGTTTTTTTCTGGACTTTGGGAGCCCTGATCAGGGCATTATACTATAACCACCACATACCCTTTCGGTTTCGTTTAGAGTGGGGAAAAGTAAAGGAGTTAATAAGATCAAGTTTACCGCTATACGCATCTGCAGTCTCTTGGTTTTTCTCTGGGCAAGGTGACAGAGTAGTAACCGTGTACTTGCTTGGTACATACGAATTAGGGTTATATCAGTTCATAGCGCTCATAGCCACAATCCCCACCTTCTTGTTAAATTCTATAGCTAACGCCTTGGTGTCGTCTTTATCTTATCATACCACCAAAGGGAGGGACTTGACCTCTATGGGCTCACTATTTCTGAGGACTATTATGCCATTGAGCGTCATCATAGCCATACTAGGATACGGCTTATCTCCCTTCATCATTCATTACCTTTTCCCTGCCTACGTTGAAGGGATAGAACCACTTCAGCTCCTATTCCTTACTACCATGTCCCTAATTCCCTTTCAATTTCTCCCATCAATTACAGTAGTAGCTAGGAAGAGTTACATGCTCTTCTTTCTTCTAGGTGTGGGCATAGCTATGGAGATAGTGCTCTTTTCTTTCATGCTCATTCCTAAGATGGGCATACTTGGAGCGGCGCTCTCACAGATTGTAAGCAATATGACGTTTTCAGCTTTGATTACCATCATATCCGTGAAGCAGAGAACCTTTACGTTAGGGAAGAAAGAGGCATTAGCATTCTCGCTTCTCCTGATCGCACCACTCTCCCTAGTCTCATGGATAATCTCCCTCCTGCTAGTTATCGTTGTGACTAAACTTGCAGGAATAATAGAGGAAGAGGAGATAACCTTAATAAATGCGTTGTTGCCCGAAAGGTTATCCCCACTAGCAAGACTGATCAGAGTCATGTTCCAGAGTTAG
- a CDS encoding glycosyltransferase → MLFTFVTDPLTSIYGAVKPAVIVGKELNKMGHEVSFVSTQISEKAKEELSWANVTLIKRKTKVGNSLFSSIPILREKVGNSLFSSIPILRDWMKAMILPSEIEVEGDVVVNSSSSVLVNSTVYYGQGQITKALDDIVKAKDFPWRYRIVYNSFGPIFRRLEMKHVNKLRGMTSFFIANSNYSRKLYESWSIKVDDVIYPPVDDTLFRPTTNPEGDYVVTYVGVEGKETDLEVLRRLSDAGVKVKAFGRMKVEKQIGKNVEFLGFVDEKKLVDLYSNALFTLVVFNHEPFGYVPIESMACGTPVLSYNKQGPSESVCEKCGWLVASRDEMIKKAIEIWKKGYDPKMRINAMMKSKRYSKDSIVKQWLCLIKEEKVEKER, encoded by the coding sequence ATGTTATTTACATTTGTAACTGACCCACTCACCTCTATCTATGGTGCTGTTAAGCCTGCGGTTATCGTAGGGAAGGAATTAAACAAGATGGGTCATGAGGTTTCTTTTGTTAGCACACAGATAAGCGAGAAAGCAAAGGAAGAACTGAGCTGGGCTAACGTAACCTTAATAAAGCGAAAGACGAAGGTAGGTAACTCTCTATTCAGTTCTATACCTATACTCAGGGAGAAGGTAGGTAACTCTCTATTCAGTTCTATACCTATACTCAGGGATTGGATGAAGGCTATGATACTTCCCTCCGAGATTGAGGTCGAAGGCGACGTGGTGGTGAACTCCTCTAGTTCCGTGTTGGTTAACTCTACCGTTTACTATGGACAAGGACAAATAACTAAGGCTTTAGACGACATAGTAAAGGCGAAAGACTTCCCCTGGAGATACAGAATTGTGTATAACTCTTTCGGGCCCATCTTCAGGAGGCTCGAGATGAAGCATGTTAACAAGCTTAGAGGTATGACTAGTTTTTTTATAGCAAATTCTAACTACTCTAGAAAACTTTACGAAAGTTGGAGTATAAAGGTAGACGACGTAATATATCCACCAGTTGATGATACGCTTTTTAGGCCTACGACAAACCCAGAAGGGGATTACGTAGTCACATACGTTGGCGTTGAGGGAAAGGAGACTGACCTTGAAGTACTTAGACGTCTCTCTGACGCCGGAGTAAAGGTGAAGGCATTTGGAAGGATGAAGGTTGAGAAACAGATAGGAAAGAACGTAGAGTTCTTGGGTTTCGTTGATGAGAAAAAGCTGGTAGACCTCTACTCAAACGCTCTATTCACTTTGGTGGTATTCAACCATGAACCTTTCGGCTACGTACCAATTGAGAGTATGGCATGCGGTACTCCAGTACTGAGTTATAATAAACAAGGTCCTTCTGAAAGCGTTTGTGAGAAATGCGGTTGGCTTGTGGCGAGCAGGGATGAGATGATAAAGAAGGCAATTGAGATATGGAAGAAGGGATATGACCCAAAGATGAGAATAAATGCGATGATGAAGTCAAAGAGGTATAGTAAAGACTCAATAGTGAAACAATGGCTATGCCTTATCAAGGAAGAGAAAGTAGAAAAAGAGAGATAG
- a CDS encoding glycosyltransferase: MPKRALFIEEFTRLGGGQIAFVNVYNALKERFNTISLYTDRDHPRLPPLHFDKVIEGGYSYSEDDPIYKVGFRILRERRRLSKVKEEFTFNNHPNVFVYNATLNFVHENFLTPFMDEHGNLKKKFMVYALKASKLYKVYDRANIVVAGEYSKSVVNKSLSILGVKPKRIAVVNLPVEQPRDVDLEGKEGLVLLFGRINREKRLEVGLEVARRSTQKFIIAGSVNRGDETYLEFLKAHAPPNVNIIPNPTIEEKDALFRKASVFLQTKLLEHYGLAVAEAVSYGLVPIVPKVGGPWVDIVMEGKYGLGYSRLEDIPALITQAVHSPLSIRKEIFESRERFSFSKFKESINKEVDAVI, translated from the coding sequence ATGCCTAAGAGGGCACTCTTCATCGAAGAGTTCACCAGACTGGGAGGTGGGCAAATAGCTTTCGTTAACGTGTACAATGCTTTAAAGGAGAGATTTAACACGATATCGCTTTACACGGATAGGGATCATCCTAGGCTCCCTCCGTTACATTTTGATAAGGTGATAGAGGGAGGTTACTCCTACTCGGAGGACGATCCTATCTATAAGGTCGGATTCAGGATCCTCAGGGAAAGAAGGAGGCTATCTAAAGTCAAGGAGGAATTCACTTTCAACAATCACCCTAATGTTTTCGTGTATAACGCCACACTTAACTTCGTACATGAGAACTTTCTTACACCTTTCATGGACGAACATGGCAACCTCAAGAAGAAATTTATGGTATATGCACTGAAGGCATCCAAGCTATATAAGGTATATGACCGCGCTAATATCGTTGTTGCAGGGGAGTACTCTAAGAGCGTGGTGAACAAGTCTCTCTCGATTTTAGGCGTGAAACCAAAGAGGATAGCAGTGGTTAACCTACCCGTAGAACAACCACGTGATGTAGACCTGGAGGGTAAAGAAGGTTTAGTTCTGCTTTTTGGCAGGATAAACAGAGAGAAGAGATTGGAGGTTGGGCTTGAGGTTGCAAGAAGGTCTACCCAGAAGTTCATTATTGCGGGTTCCGTGAATAGAGGGGACGAGACATACCTAGAATTCCTAAAAGCTCACGCCCCCCCTAACGTTAATATCATACCTAATCCTACAATAGAAGAAAAGGATGCCCTTTTTAGGAAAGCCTCAGTTTTCTTACAAACTAAACTATTGGAACACTATGGCTTAGCAGTGGCCGAAGCTGTCTCTTACGGTCTTGTGCCCATAGTGCCTAAGGTAGGCGGGCCTTGGGTAGATATAGTCATGGAAGGTAAATACGGGTTAGGTTACTCGAGATTAGAAGACATCCCAGCTTTGATAACTCAAGCTGTGCACTCACCTCTTTCGATTAGGAAAGAAATATTTGAATCCAGAGAAAGGTTTTCATTTAGTAAATTTAAGGAGAGTATTAATAAAGAGGTAGATGCTGTAATATAA
- a CDS encoding DUF4143 domain-containing protein: MVRGEKKVYSVDQGLSNGVGYRLNQNLGSLLENAVYLELRRYGEKSIFYYYGKNEVDFLIVQDNEVRKAYQVSFTLNDEKEVKGLREVLKRRKVEAYVLTFDDDEREIEDIKVRKVWKWMLSL, from the coding sequence ATGGTGAGAGGGGAGAAGAAAGTATACTCAGTAGACCAGGGGTTGTCAAATGGGGTGGGTTACAGACTCAATCAGAATTTAGGCTCCCTCCTTGAGAACGCGGTCTATCTGGAGTTGAGGAGGTATGGGGAGAAATCCATTTTCTATTATTACGGCAAAAACGAGGTCGACTTCCTGATAGTACAAGACAACGAGGTGAGGAAGGCTTATCAAGTCTCCTTCACTCTGAACGACGAAAAGGAGGTGAAAGGTCTGCGGGAAGTCTTGAAGAGGAGGAAAGTTGAAGCATATGTGTTAACCTTCGACGATGATGAGAGGGAAATCGAGGACATCAAGGTCAGGAAGGTATGGAAGTGGATGCTGTCTTTGTAA
- a CDS encoding type II toxin-antitoxin system PrlF family antitoxin: protein MVKITEKFQVTIPEEVRRQLGLKPGEEVEVRAVSDNEILIKRKIKKMKDPLSVLIGEQIELEIDPEKVDEIAER, encoded by the coding sequence ATGGTTAAGATAACAGAGAAGTTCCAAGTAACGATCCCAGAAGAAGTCAGGAGACAACTTGGGTTGAAGCCGGGAGAAGAAGTTGAGGTACGAGCAGTCAGCGACAATGAAATTTTAATAAAGAGGAAAATTAAGAAAATGAAGGACCCTCTATCAGTTCTGATAGGAGAGCAGATAGAACTAGAGATAGATCCAGAAAAGGTAGACGAAATTGCAGAAAGATAG
- a CDS encoding AAA family ATPase, translating to MKERGVDPLSTLIVNFEDARLSEVSYADKLFELLKIYKEETGVKGKPYIFLDEIQKVEG from the coding sequence GTGAAGGAAAGGGGGGTTGACCCTCTCTCTACCCTCATAGTTAACTTTGAAGACGCTAGGCTGTCGGAGGTAAGTTACGCAGATAAGCTCTTCGAACTCCTTAAAATATACAAGGAAGAGACAGGGGTAAAGGGGAAGCCTTATATTTTCTTAGATGAGATCCAGAAAGTTGAAGGCTAG
- the speD gene encoding adenosylmethionine decarboxylase, with protein sequence MQVELLNEKIIGKHVFGNLYEIDESILTDKDRLEEAVREAIKIANMHLVEEKAWKFEGNKGGVSVIALIEESHIALHTWNEYNYATLDVYTCGENSDPQAAFDYLVGVLKPKRFQKFFADRSSN encoded by the coding sequence ATGCAAGTAGAGCTCTTAAATGAAAAGATAATCGGGAAGCATGTTTTTGGCAACTTGTACGAAATAGATGAAAGCATTCTGACCGACAAAGATAGGCTCGAAGAGGCTGTCAGGGAGGCAATTAAGATAGCTAACATGCATCTAGTTGAAGAGAAGGCTTGGAAGTTCGAGGGGAATAAGGGAGGCGTATCAGTGATAGCCCTGATAGAGGAGAGCCACATAGCGTTACACACGTGGAACGAGTACAACTACGCTACTCTAGACGTATATACTTGCGGTGAGAACAGCGACCCACAAGCAGCGTTCGACTACTTGGTAGGAGTGTTGAAACCGAAACGCTTTCAGAAGTTCTTCGCTGATAGGAGCTCTAACTGA
- a CDS encoding putative metallopeptidase, with translation MIRYFEVQEEEERMRRIVRLLKMEYIDPRKVRVVGSLGSKGRAIARIWSVPRAVSFGFGLGTLYAIELVWERYSLLNDDTKDKVMIHELLHIPSKFSGGLRPHGKKVNQREVNKLFRKMKEMKG, from the coding sequence TTGATCAGGTATTTCGAGGTTCAGGAAGAAGAGGAAAGAATGAGGAGAATCGTTAGGCTATTGAAAATGGAATATATAGATCCGCGCAAGGTCAGAGTCGTAGGATCGCTCGGTTCTAAAGGAAGGGCTATTGCTAGGATCTGGTCTGTGCCGCGTGCTGTGTCATTCGGGTTCGGTCTAGGTACTCTTTACGCCATAGAGTTAGTCTGGGAAAGGTACTCCTTGTTAAACGACGACACCAAGGACAAGGTAATGATACACGAACTCCTTCATATCCCAAGTAAATTCAGCGGAGGACTGAGGCCACACGGAAAGAAAGTGAACCAGAGGGAAGTAAACAAGTTATTCAGGAAAATGAAGGAGATGAAAGGGTAA
- a CDS encoding AAA family ATPase, producing MDENEFLSMMVERNAWRKPLETGKPREAYTEYITRLLENVRIVAITGIRRAGKSFIARQVVNNLIKLGKYEPEDTLIIRLDDERLLTLEYDILLKLYQTYLDNVKTGKKKRS from the coding sequence ATGGATGAGAATGAATTCCTTTCTATGATGGTGGAGCGGAACGCTTGGAGAAAGCCTTTAGAGACAGGGAAGCCTAGGGAAGCCTACACGGAATACATCACCCGTCTACTGGAGAACGTAAGGATAGTTGCAATCACGGGGATAAGGAGGGCAGGTAAGTCGTTCATAGCTAGGCAAGTAGTGAATAACCTCATCAAACTAGGGAAATACGAACCTGAAGACACACTGATCATTAGACTGGATGACGAGAGGCTTCTTACTCTGGAGTATGACATACTATTGAAGCTATACCAGACGTATCTAGACAACGTGAAGACGGGGAAAAAGAAACGCTCATAG